The DNA sequence ATACGGAATGGCGATCCAGATGTAATGGGCATACCCACGCCATCTCAGTGCCTGCTCGATCAAGTCTAGACTGAGGGACTGCTTCATCTCCACGACGCCGACCAACTGGCCATTCGTAACGACAATATCAGCACGTCCTCCTCGATGCCGACATTCTACCTCTGGGTAAACAGTGAAACCACGCTCTTCCATCCAGCTCTTGATTGGGTCGTACATATCCTCTTCTTTCATACGATCTCCTTCTGTTGCTCCGTTCTTTTTCCTTCCTCTCACTTTATCACGAGCAGTGCGGACATACTATCATGACGCACTCATTGCCAACTCATTTCCAACTACGTCTTTCCCTGCGTGGTCGTTTTGCGTAAAATAAACAAAGTGAATAAAATTGACGTTCCTGAAAGGGAGGTAACTAGCATGGAAGAAAAAAAGGAAACACTTGTCCCGGAACTCGAGGAACTACTGTATAAATTTACGGAACTGCTGACAGGCGAAGCGACACCTGAACGTGTAGAAATGGTGAAAGTATGGTGCCTCTACACCCATATGAGCAAAGCGATGCCGCCACTCATCCAGCACTGGGCGAGCGAGCCGGATCACGCCGAGGCACGCGATCAGATCAGAGAGATCATCGAGCAAATCAAGCAGTGGAATCAGACGAAAAATCAGAAGCATTAATCGGCGACTGATAGGCTATGGTGGTGGGGCGGAAACCGGAGAAAAAAGCTGCGGTTCAAAGGGACACTTGTGCAGGAGTCATTCCTGCACGGTTCTTTTTTTTCACTCCGCCTCGGCTGTGCCCCTGTCATCTCCATTTCTCCGTTTTCCTAGTCAGCTGTACGTTTCAGTCCAACCTGTGCAAAATTGCCACAAGCTTAATAAAGCAAAGGGGCTGCCTCTACTGGCAGCCCCAGATTGTTGAGAAACTCCATACCTCTATGGAGTTTCATTTTTCTTGTGCTTTTTGGCATAAAGATCGTTATGCTCAAATCAGTTCGCAAGAGAAGACTGTTTCCAGGCGGAGCGACTCGTGAAGTCCCTCTCAGCGGAGCCATGAATCCCGAGGCAACAGAATCGCTATCTATGAATCACCTTCGGAGCTGCGCGCCGTTTTGCGATTCCCTCGGGATCATGGTGCAGCGGACAGTCTGCGCTTCTCGTAGGACGTAACCCGGAGCGGAGAATGGAAACAGGCTTCTCTTTTACAACAGATACTTTCTAGCTAGCACGAAAACGTTCAGGCACATACTCGATATGCGCTTCTGCTACGATCGTCAGGCAATGGTTCTCATGGTCGTACTTCACCGGATTATCCTTGACGTAAAACCACGTTTTCTTTGTCGGTTCTCCCTCTGATTCATGAAACAGAAAGACATTCAGCTCGTCCTTCCAGTTAAGGATATCTTCCACGACGGCATCAAAAGGAACGTTCAGACTAAACATCCAGCCCGCTTCTACCTTTTCCACGTGATAAACCACGTCCTGCTTGCTAGAA is a window from the Brevibacillus choshinensis genome containing:
- a CDS encoding DUF2573 family protein — protein: MEEKKETLVPELEELLYKFTELLTGEATPERVEMVKVWCLYTHMSKAMPPLIQHWASEPDHAEARDQIREIIEQIKQWNQTKNQKH